The sequence below is a genomic window from Salvelinus namaycush isolate Seneca chromosome 2, SaNama_1.0, whole genome shotgun sequence.
GTTTCTGCTCccaaccccctagacaatacacacacaagcaaacacatTAACTACATGATTACCCCAGTCTGTATGAGACGGAGTGTCTCTCTCAGTGTGTCCTGTGAAGTGTTCTGGTAGTTCTGATATGTCTCCAAGTAGAACTGAGTGATGTCATCAACCACCTGTAGAGGAAGGGTTGCAATGTGACAAAACGTAGGGAAAGGGTTTTAATGTAACAAAGAGAAGAACAGGGGAAGGGATTTAATGTAACACAGAACGGGGGATGTAACATGTTTTGGCACCTTGCTTTGGTTGGAGAACCCCCAGATTCCAGCGGCGACCTCGATGGCGAATATGATGAGGAGAAAGAAGAAGAACTGCAAGAGAGAGATACGCATAtaacttttgtgtgtgtatgtgccccCTGACACAAACCACTGCTGAGGAGGGATTTTGGAAAAGAGGATTAGAAATCGAAAGAGAgcgaaaaaaagagagagacagagagacagaaagacagagagaacgagatCTGGCCTTGAATCTGTTCTGTAACCAGTGATATACTGAAGTCACAGAGGATCAGACTATCAGCCCCAACAGTCAACAGTCCAACTGACTACAAAGAGAAAGATAAagaggggaggacaggagaggagagaagacaggataggagaggacaggagaggagaagacaggagaggataggagaggagaggaggtatagAGGTTAACTCACCAGCCCCAGCATACACGGTGACTCCTGAATCGCTCCACAGCATCCCAGGAACCCAACAACCATCATTAATGACCCTGCAATTATGAGGatatacacacctacacacaaacatgcacacacacacacaccaccatcagAGCACCTGCAGTGATATTTGatcatgtatgtgtgtgcatgcttgtgtgtgtgcgagtgggtaaatgtgtgagtgtgtgagttacCTGTGAAGAAGATATGGGGAGATTCTGCTCCTTCAAACAGCCCTCTGGTCTTTGGGTCaaacctcaaccacaaccctataGCCAGCACTCCTGTACCTGCAAGCTAACACAGACACATGACACATGATATTagatatcatacacacacatacctatCCCAGGGCAAGGAAAGCCAGgtgaaagagacacacacacacccagctagCCTCTATCCTTCGATTCCTACAGTAGATACAGTggattcaggaagtattcagaccccttgactttttccatattttgttacatttccagccttattctaaaatggaataaatatttttttcccctcatcaatctacacacaatacctcataatgacaaagcaaaaacatgttttcagaaaatagtcacatgcgccgaatacaacagtgaaatgcttacttacaagcccttaaccaacaatgcagttaagaaaaaataaatacaaatagaaatataacaaataattaaggagaaacaataaaataacagcagcgaggctatatacagggggttccagtACAGAGgcttccggtacagagtcaatgtgcgggggcaccgagtcagaatgctctcgatggtgcagttgtagaatttgaagatctgaggacccatgccaaatcttttcagtctcctgagggggaacaggctttgtcgtgcactcttcacgactgtcgtggtgtgtttggaccatgatagtttgttggtgatgtggccaccaagaaacttgaagctctcaacctgctccactacagccccgtcaatgagaatgggggtgtgttcggtcctccttttcctgtagtccacaatcatctcctttgtcttgatcatgttgagggagaggttgttatcctggcaccacactgccaggtctctgacctcctccctataggctgtctcctcgcTGTCAGTGATCAGGCACTATTGTGcagtcggcaaacttaatgatggtgttggagtcatgcttcgccatgcagtcatgggtgaacagggagtacaggaggggactaagcacttacccctgaggggcccctgtgttgaggatcagtgtggcagatgtgttgttacctacccttaccacctgggggtggcccgtcaggaagtccaggatccagttgaagagggaggtgtttagtccaagggtccttagcttagtgatgagctttgagggtgctatggtgttgaatgctgagctgtagtcaatgaatagcattctcacgtaggtgttccttttgtccaggtgggaaagggcagtgtggagtgcaaatgATTGATTTGATgattagagattgcatcatctgtggatctgttggggcggtatgcatttggagtgggtctagagtttctaggataattgtgttgatgtgagccatgaccagcctttcaaagcacttcatggctacggacgtgagtgctacgggtctgtagtcatttaggcaggttgccttcatGTTCtagggcacaggcactatggtgatctgcttgaaacatgttggtattacagactcggtcagggacaagttgaaaatgtcagtgaagacacttgccagttggttagcGAATGCTCAGAGTatatgtcctggtaatccgtctggccctgcggccctgtgaatgttgagctgtttaaaggtcttactcatatcggctacggagagtgtgatcacacagtcgtccggaacagctgacgctttcatgcatgcttcagtgttgcttgcctcgaagcgagcatacagtggcaagaaaaggtatgtgaaccctttggaaatacctggatttctgcataaattggtcataacatttgatctgatctgcatctaggtcacaacaatagacaaacacagtctacttatactaataacacacaaacaattatatgtctttattgaacacaccgtgtaaacattcacagtgcagggtggaaaaagtatgtgaacccttggatttaataactggttgaccctcctttggcagcgataacctcaaccaaacattttccgTAGTtatggatcagacctgcacaatggttAGGAGGAATTTtcgaccattcctctttacaaaactgtttctgCGTTGTgttcttgcagtcatctttgcaggacggacACTCTTAGGGAGAGTatcaacagtgctgaactttctctccatttatagacaatttgtcttaccgtggactgatgaacatcaaggcttttagagatacttttataaccctttccagcttcatgcaagtcaacaattctttatcttaggtcttctgagatctcttttgttcgaggcatggttcacatcaggcaatgcttcttgtgaatagcaaaccatttttttgtgtgctttttatagggcaaggcagctctaaccaacatctccaatctcgtctcattgattggactccaggtgagctgactcctgactccaattagcttttggagaagtccttagcctaggggttcacatactttttccaacctacactgtgaatgttttaaattatgtattcaatatagacaagaaaaatacaataatttgtgtgttactAGTTTAAGTACACTATgtctgtctattgttgtgacttagatgaagttcagatcaaatttgatgaccaatttatgcagaaatacaggtaattccaaagggttcacatactttttcttgccactgtagaagggatttagctcgtctggtaggctcgtgtcactgggcagctcacggctgtgcttccctttgttgtACGTAATAGTTTggaagccctgccacatccgacgagcgtcggagccggtgtagtacgattcaatcttagtcctgtattgatgagttgcctgtttgatggttcgtcagagggcatagcgggatttcttgaaagcggcagctctagatATCTTAAGGTCAGAGCTAGGAATGTCATTATGCGGTTTATCTTTGTTAAAATGTGTGTCAGAGAAATTCTATAGGAAGAGAGACTGCAGATTCTTAAAACAACAATATTATTAGATTTGCAAAAATGATGCAATCCACCATCGCCAGGAATGGTTCAGAGTTGAAAGCTTAACAAACATAGTCgggttgtcacaccctgatctgtttcacctgtccctgtgattgtctccacaccctccaggtgtcacttattttccccagtgtatttatccctgtgtttcctgtctctctgtgtcagttcgtcttgtatgtttagtcaagtcaaccagcgtggttTTCCCCAtactccttttctattctcttttgctagtcctcccggttttgaccactgcctgactctggactactttcccacctgcctgatcatcctgcctgccctgaccttgaatctgcctgcccttcgttacctattggactctgaactggttttgaccttttgcctgtacacgaccattctcttgcctatccctttttggattaataaatattgtaagactccaaccatctgcctcctggaTCTCGCCCTGTGCCTTGATTGAATGTGCGGTTAGGTACTGTCTGTGAAAGTGGtggtgctatctttatcagcatcataaaagcgaATAGTAGTTCAACCAcacaaaatatgcatccaagccaaactgaaatcttatcaaaCACATGTTGGGTTTGTTTAATAAACAGCTTTTAATTTCCTAAATCTGtaaaactgatgtcatttggaaattTTGCACATCAAATCTTTCccgttttcactttatcacatagtTGGGCGGTTGCGGATGGGTTGTTAGCAATTGGAAGTGGGTGCAGGTAAACAAACAGCTGACCTGGCATCACTAGTGCTTGTTCTGCAGTGTGGATAACAAGTCTGATCAGACCAAACCTAACAAGGCCAAGTAAGCTCAGTGAGTCGGTAGATTACTCATGCTTTGTTCTCCATTCGAAGAGAATGTAGGGTGTTCACTTgtcttgggcggtatccagattgttATACCTTCATACCGACCTTATGCCATGCCGGAATATTCAGTAATACCGGTACTGAACACAAGGGGCGCTGTTCTCAAACCACACTGATACTCTGTAATCCGAaagttagcaatgctaacaagtacatgcAAAATCCCATAAAGAATGCTAACGAGAACATTGGAAACATTTTGTATAGTTTCTGACCTAAACTATACAAGTAACTCAAAAATGCTAATCAGTTTGCTGcatgcacaaaacaaatattagccaacaaggctcttgatccaggaTGGGATTCTCTACTGTTATCATgcttgattttggaagaagctaaacacttagctagatagctaactagctactaaatgAGCAAAACTGCAtagcatttagcacattttagacagttacCTTAATAGTTATAAGATGTCTAACTCGCAAACAattagttgtgaattccatactgtaattaCATCACCTGGCTCTAGCTGTACAACagagtgactcacaaggctccgGTCTCTGTTgtatgcttgtaaacaaacactaagTGACAAGTGACTGGGGACTACCATAagcttcataataatgtgacaggtgaaattatGAATGCAATgttctttatctcctaacgtattgcacaagttgactgcaggtatttacttaaaaagtaactacaaatattcaaatgtacaaaaaaacatgttgacagtattgaaaaaccatcctgtgACTTTTTCCAAATACCCCAGTAGACGGTACACCGCACAAGCCTAGTGTTCACCCATAAAATTACTGTTTCATTCAATAGAACATTGTATCTGAAAAACAATAGTCCAAACCCTATATGTAGTTCAAAAGTTACCAACGATTTACTCATAGAATTTAGCGTGATTAGAGAGAATATAATGTTTTTACGGTCATGGTCAAAATGTGGTCGCCGCTAAATAGAACAGAACAGCTCTAACTTTGAACATCAACTGACAAGCTAGCTAGTGGTTTCATGTTCGCTTGTGATAACATGGGCTTTTTCTAAATGAAATCTGCAGAATACAAAACAGAATTAAgcctatatatacagtatatatatatatatatatatatatatatatatattatcctTAAAAAAATCTAACAGACTGAATTCCAATATATACCCTCCCCGAAAAAAGTATGTTCCAGTTTTCAGTTGCCAAAATATGCAACCAAGAGCTGCACAGTCTAAACTAGCAATGGTCACAATAAACTAACGcccacaaacacccacaaaccaacagtgaaaacaggcaacctaaatatggttcccaatcagagacaatgcaaaacacctgtctctgattgagaaccatatcaggccaattgacaaacctaaacatagaaacacataacatagactgcccaccccaactcacgccctgaccaactaactaaagacaaaacaatggaaaataaaggtcagaacgtgacaggaagcgattacagccttgagacttcttgggtatgacgatacaAGTTTGGTaaacctgcatttggggagtttctcccattcttctctgcaaatcctctcaagctctgtcaggttggatggggagcgtcgctgcacagctattttcaggtctctccagagatgttcgatcgggttcaagtccggactctggctgggccattcaaggacattcagagacttgtcccgaagccactcctgcgttgtcttggctgtctgcttagggtcattgtcctgaggtcctgagggctctggagcaggttttcatcaaggatctctctgtactttgctccgttcatctttccctcaatcctgactagtctcccagtccctgccgctgaaaaacatcatccccacatgatgctgcccccaccatgcttcaccgtagagacggtgccaagtttcctccagacgtgaagtttggcattcaggccaatgagttccatcttggttacataagaccagagaatcttgtttctcatggtttgagagtctttaggtaccttttggaaAACTTcaagggggctgtcatgtgccttttactggggaaTGGTTTCggtctggccactcaaccatgAAGGcattattggtggagtgctgcagagatggttgtccttctggaagtttctcccatctccacaga
It includes:
- the LOC120025081 gene encoding CD9 antigen-like isoform X2; its protein translation is MAVFGGIRCVKYIMFIFNFFFWLAGTGVLAIGLWLRFDPKTRGLFEGAESPHIFFTGVYILIIAGSLMMVVGFLGCCGAIQESPCMLGLFFFFLLIIFAIEVAAGIWGFSNQSKVVDDITQFYLETYQNYQNTSQDTLRETLRLIQTGLDCCGPTGSFVDFAKDTCPPRDWLDSLITKSCPDAIDEVFDSKLHIIGGVGIAIGVIMVFGMIFSMLLCCAIRKSREIV
- the LOC120025081 gene encoding CD9 antigen-like isoform X1 encodes the protein MAALSGSEMCVKYLMFAFNLIFWLAGTGVLAIGLWLRFDPKTRGLFEGAESPHIFFTGVYILIIAGSLMMVVGFLGCCGAIQESPCMLGLFFFFLLIIFAIEVAAGIWGFSNQSKVVDDITQFYLETYQNYQNTSQDTLRETLRLIQTGLDCCGPTGSFVDFAKDTCPPRDWLDSLITKSCPDAIDEVFDSKLHIIGGVGIAIGVIMVFGMIFSMLLCCAIRKSREIV